CGTGCGGCAGTCAGAAGTCATGGGACTCATCTCTTCCTCGGATCACGGCTGCCGTGCGTGGCGGGCAACCGTTCTCCGTCCGGTGGTGAGCCTCACGCTTCCCGGGTGGGGCCCTGGGTCCCACTAGGCATGATCGAAGGGCCGCACGTCTTCGCTCGAACATTCGTGGCTTGACACGGCACAGTGGGCCCCGTCCGGTGGCTCCAGGTCGCCCCGAAGGGCGCCCGGACCAGTTTCGTCCTGGCGACCGCCCAGATGGGCTTCACCCCGGGGAATCTGGCCGCGACCCTGCTGGAGAGCACCGATCTGGACGCCGACTGCGCAGAACTCGCCCAGGCCGGCATCGAGGTCGGCGGTCCGGCGGACTACCCATGGGGGCGCCAGGCCACGTTCGCCGACCCGGACGGCAACACCTGGGTCCTGGCCGCACCCGTATCGGCAGGGTTCTGAGCCGTGGCGGGCGCGGGCGGCACGGCCGA
The Streptomyces sp. NBC_01296 DNA segment above includes these coding regions:
- a CDS encoding VOC family protein; this translates as MGPVRWLQVAPKGARTSFVLATAQMGFTPGNLAATLLESTDLDADCAELAQAGIEVGGPADYPWGRQATFADPDGNTWVLAAPVSAGF